One genomic region from Halorussus rarus encodes:
- a CDS encoding enoyl-CoA hydratase/isomerase family protein, with protein sequence MIRTEDEECVRVVTLDRPDRRNALTPDGLDALEAAVTGAEQSVVYLRGAGPAFCAGADLDVVAGLDREGAEAFAEQGQRVANAVENADSIVVTGVDGPARGGGVELALAADVRVATPDATFAEPGVTLGLFGAWGGTVRLPRVVGEGEALDLALSGRTVDAEAALRMGLVSRVTDDPRAVADELAANDPETLRAVKGRLRDDSPREVQERREADVFGDLVARHAGAIADERDS encoded by the coding sequence GTGATCCGAACCGAGGACGAGGAGTGCGTCCGGGTCGTGACGCTCGACCGGCCCGACCGACGCAACGCGCTCACGCCCGACGGCCTCGACGCGCTCGAAGCAGCCGTGACCGGCGCCGAGCAGTCGGTCGTCTACCTCCGGGGCGCCGGCCCGGCGTTCTGCGCCGGGGCCGACCTCGACGTGGTGGCGGGGCTCGACCGCGAGGGCGCCGAGGCCTTCGCCGAACAGGGCCAGCGCGTCGCGAACGCCGTCGAGAACGCGGACAGCATCGTCGTCACGGGCGTCGACGGCCCGGCTCGGGGCGGCGGCGTCGAGCTGGCGCTCGCGGCGGACGTCCGGGTCGCCACGCCCGACGCCACCTTCGCGGAGCCCGGCGTGACGCTCGGACTGTTCGGCGCCTGGGGCGGGACGGTCCGACTCCCCCGCGTCGTCGGCGAGGGGGAGGCGCTGGACCTCGCGCTCTCGGGGCGGACCGTCGACGCCGAGGCCGCGCTCCGGATGGGACTCGTCTCGCGGGTGACCGACGACCCGCGGGCGGTCGCCGACGAACTCGCCGCCAACGACCCCGAGACCCTCCGCGCCGTCAAGGGGCGACTGCGCGACGACTCGCCGCGCGAGGTCCAGGAGCGCCGCGAGGCGGACGTGTTCGGCGACCTGGTGGCGCGCCACGCCGGCGCCATCGCCGACGAGCGCGACTCCTGA
- a CDS encoding AEC family transporter has product MSLVSALGSAILPVLSVSAVGFLLGKLREIDVDALGTITIYVLTPALIFHSLATSEISGEVAAKLLAGVAVFTVAMVVLAEAVGRLLGETEPALSALVLTSAFPNAGNYGIPLSAFAFGAVGESTAVLFIAGQSVLMYTVGVYLASRGGETDLRSSFAEVFRLPLVYAVVAAWVARWLGVVPAAGTPAMETLRLVGDASIPVMLLMLGIQLANTQHGAALSRVGVSNGLKLVVAPLVGVGVALALGLGANPAVARVFVLECGMPAAVTPLILSIEYRSGEEVGGLTGPEYVSTAIFASTLGSVVTLTGLIALLQAGMVI; this is encoded by the coding sequence GTGTCACTCGTCTCCGCGCTCGGGTCGGCGATACTGCCGGTGCTGTCGGTGTCGGCGGTCGGCTTCCTGCTCGGGAAGCTCCGGGAGATCGACGTCGACGCGCTCGGGACGATCACCATCTACGTCCTCACGCCGGCGCTCATCTTCCACAGCCTCGCCACGTCCGAGATATCGGGCGAGGTAGCCGCGAAGCTGCTGGCGGGCGTCGCGGTGTTCACGGTGGCGATGGTCGTCCTGGCCGAGGCGGTGGGTCGGCTGCTCGGCGAGACCGAGCCCGCGCTGAGCGCGCTGGTCCTCACCTCGGCGTTCCCCAACGCGGGCAACTACGGTATCCCGCTGTCGGCGTTCGCGTTCGGCGCGGTCGGGGAGTCGACCGCGGTGCTGTTCATCGCGGGCCAGTCGGTCCTGATGTACACCGTCGGCGTCTACCTGGCCTCCCGCGGCGGCGAGACCGACCTCCGGTCGTCGTTCGCCGAGGTGTTCCGGCTGCCGCTGGTGTACGCCGTGGTCGCGGCGTGGGTCGCGCGCTGGCTCGGGGTCGTCCCGGCCGCCGGTACCCCGGCGATGGAGACGCTCCGGCTGGTCGGCGACGCGTCGATCCCCGTCATGCTGCTGATGCTGGGCATCCAGCTCGCCAACACCCAGCACGGCGCGGCGCTCTCGAGGGTCGGCGTCTCGAACGGGCTGAAGCTGGTCGTCGCGCCGCTGGTCGGCGTCGGGGTGGCGCTGGCGCTCGGGCTCGGCGCGAACCCGGCGGTGGCGCGGGTGTTCGTGCTGGAGTGCGGGATGCCCGCCGCGGTCACGCCGCTCATCCTCTCCATCGAGTACCGGTCGGGCGAGGAGGTCGGGGGCCTCACCGGCCCGGAGTACGTCAGCACGGCCATCTTCGCGAGCACCCTCGGGAGCGTGGTCACGCTGACCGGTCTCATCGCGCTCTTGCAGGCCGGAATGGTCATCTGA
- a CDS encoding RDD family protein, with product MNDADPPTECGVGIRGVAMAIDSAVWFALLFVAIFPIAAVTGDVQTTGGTTNADLTGTPATVALLLWLGLALGYHTLLEWRFGRTIGKHLVSIRATDGDGSPLTLRSSLVRNVSRLVDFLPFFYLVGIVLVSTSDRRKRLGDRLGDTVVVRS from the coding sequence ATGAACGACGCTGACCCTCCGACGGAGTGCGGAGTCGGTATCCGCGGCGTAGCGATGGCGATCGACTCGGCGGTCTGGTTCGCGCTCCTCTTCGTCGCGATCTTTCCGATCGCGGCAGTTACCGGTGACGTTCAGACCACCGGCGGAACGACGAACGCCGACCTGACGGGTACCCCCGCGACGGTGGCGTTGCTACTCTGGCTCGGGCTCGCCCTCGGCTACCACACGCTCCTGGAGTGGCGCTTCGGGAGAACCATCGGCAAGCACCTCGTGAGCATCCGGGCGACTGATGGCGACGGCTCCCCGCTGACGCTACGGTCGTCACTGGTGCGTAACGTCTCGCGCCTCGTCGACTTCCTGCCGTTCTTCTACCTCGTCGGCATCGTCCTGGTGTCGACCTCGGACCGACGCAAGCGGTTGGGCGACAGACTCGGTGATACGGTCGTCGTTCGGTCGTGA
- a CDS encoding DUF7114 family protein, which yields MEAAVRAREAGRQAVRDVAPDPLRERIRALLEESAMVPGVLALTSATAVEDDATGGATTGTPDSDDVGGGTAGAGRGPVGVEERAAGVQLIYEGLRLTRALADDPPWERDPPHTDSNIDILAADVMVARGFSLLARTEAADKAVETVQSFGRDETDGQQGRPAAPHALETDVFELAVVAGTTAFGADPSEALRSYAADLAASVDGDHPEPPEPVAEAVEQAVADVPNPRQLGPAEDPRSSATDP from the coding sequence ATGGAAGCGGCCGTCCGGGCACGAGAGGCAGGACGACAGGCGGTGCGAGACGTCGCGCCCGACCCACTCCGCGAACGCATCCGCGCCCTCCTCGAGGAGTCCGCGATGGTGCCGGGCGTGCTGGCGCTGACGTCCGCGACCGCCGTCGAGGACGACGCGACCGGCGGCGCGACGACCGGTACGCCCGACAGCGACGATGTCGGCGGCGGGACCGCCGGCGCCGGCCGCGGCCCGGTCGGCGTCGAGGAGCGGGCCGCCGGCGTCCAGCTCATCTACGAGGGGCTCCGACTCACCCGGGCTCTGGCCGACGACCCGCCGTGGGAGCGCGACCCGCCCCACACCGACAGCAACATCGACATCCTCGCGGCGGACGTGATGGTCGCCCGCGGGTTCTCGCTGCTCGCCCGGACTGAAGCCGCCGACAAGGCGGTCGAGACCGTCCAGTCGTTCGGCCGCGACGAGACCGACGGCCAGCAGGGCCGTCCGGCCGCCCCGCACGCGCTTGAGACCGACGTGTTCGAGCTCGCGGTGGTCGCGGGCACGACCGCGTTCGGCGCCGACCCCTCGGAGGCGCTGCGTTCGTACGCCGCGGACCTGGCGGCCTCGGTCGACGGCGACCACCCCGAACCGCCCGAGCCGGTGGCCGAGGCGGTCGAACAGGCGGTGGCCGACGTGCCGAACCCCCGGCAGCTCGGGCCGGCCGAGGACCCCCGGTCGTCGGCGACCGACCCGTGA
- a CDS encoding acyltransferase: MTKRHVTLPDEMDESLEAFLAEVDERLSNAGPDEPERTCEVVEEVLVDLHGDRDAYERWQSGERVSPAETVRLQSYDPCNATLESEYYAEKDEEKFRRSKHLQWLWRQFDATPMADNVEFALRFRRMLADHLFADCGEGCRFFKGISFTYGHNISVGDNVVVHDDVHLDDRGELVVGDRVSISDSAHVYSHDHDVVDQTEVSNYRTVIEDDARVTYDSMVRAGVRVGENAIVGAKSVVQSDVPAHHIAVGQPARSVKIKPGWEDVAQPVDADVETDKEARRIEYDLPEDLDDFDEFQRDLTPPGEE; encoded by the coding sequence ATGACCAAACGACACGTGACCCTCCCCGACGAGATGGACGAGTCGCTGGAGGCGTTCCTCGCGGAGGTAGACGAGCGGCTCTCGAACGCGGGGCCCGACGAGCCCGAGCGGACCTGCGAGGTGGTCGAGGAGGTGCTGGTCGACCTCCACGGCGACCGGGACGCCTACGAGCGGTGGCAGAGCGGCGAGCGGGTCTCGCCCGCCGAGACGGTGCGCCTGCAGAGCTACGACCCGTGCAACGCCACCCTCGAGAGCGAGTACTACGCCGAGAAGGACGAGGAGAAGTTCCGGCGGTCGAAGCACCTCCAGTGGCTCTGGCGGCAGTTCGACGCCACGCCGATGGCCGACAACGTCGAGTTCGCGCTCCGGTTCCGCCGGATGCTCGCCGACCACCTGTTCGCCGACTGCGGCGAGGGCTGCCGGTTCTTCAAGGGCATCTCGTTCACCTACGGTCACAACATCTCGGTGGGGGACAACGTGGTGGTCCACGACGACGTCCACCTCGACGACCGCGGCGAACTGGTCGTCGGCGACCGGGTGTCCATCTCGGACTCGGCGCACGTCTACAGCCACGACCACGACGTGGTCGACCAGACCGAGGTGTCGAACTACCGGACCGTCATCGAGGACGACGCCCGCGTCACCTACGACTCGATGGTCCGAGCGGGCGTCCGCGTGGGCGAGAACGCCATCGTCGGCGCGAAGTCGGTGGTCCAGAGCGACGTGCCCGCCCACCACATCGCGGTGGGCCAGCCCGCCCGGAGCGTGAAGATAAAACCCGGATGGGAGGACGTCGCACAACCGGTCGACGCCGACGTCGAGACCGACAAGGAGGCACGGCGCATCGAGTACGACCTGCCCGAGGACCTCGACGACTTCGACGAGTTCCAGCGGGACCTGACCCCGCCGGGCGAGGAGTAA
- a CDS encoding TetR/AcrR family transcriptional regulator, producing MSKSDDEVSQRETREVIMEATFRALSKHGYKDLRMRDIGEEMELTRQVIHYHFDGKYDLMSSFLEYIIDQYEGSVELDADADPATELDARIDQCLFGPEFEKFTHWDRMKVYHELFAQAQRDERHREMFNDHYEKIRGSIVEVVEDGIERGVFRDVDAERMGQLVTDVIHVARSRKISLGHDDAPEEARRAIDEFILDSLYLDGERETST from the coding sequence ATGAGCAAGTCCGACGACGAGGTCTCCCAGCGCGAGACGCGCGAGGTCATCATGGAGGCGACGTTCCGCGCGCTGAGCAAGCACGGGTACAAGGACCTCCGGATGCGCGACATCGGCGAGGAGATGGAGCTGACTCGCCAGGTCATCCACTACCACTTCGACGGGAAGTACGACCTGATGTCGTCGTTCCTCGAGTACATCATCGACCAGTACGAGGGGAGCGTCGAGCTCGACGCGGACGCCGACCCGGCGACGGAGCTCGACGCCCGCATCGACCAGTGCCTGTTCGGCCCGGAGTTCGAGAAGTTCACCCACTGGGACCGGATGAAGGTGTACCACGAGCTGTTCGCCCAGGCCCAGCGCGACGAGCGCCACCGCGAGATGTTCAACGACCACTACGAGAAGATCCGCGGGAGCATCGTCGAGGTCGTGGAGGACGGCATCGAGCGGGGCGTCTTCCGCGACGTCGACGCCGAGCGGATGGGCCAGCTCGTCACCGACGTCATCCACGTCGCGCGGTCCCGGAAGATCTCGCTCGGCCACGACGACGCCCCCGAGGAGGCCCGGCGGGCCATCGACGAGTTCATCCTCGACTCGCTGTATCTCGACGGCGAGCGCGAAACTTCGACCTGA
- a CDS encoding universal stress protein: MFDDILVPTDGSPCAEVAAEYAEDLATRYDATVHALCVVDSRALENAPEYDRLKAERTEIAERTCANLSVTGIETEQAVRTDVPHTAILRYAADNGIDLVVMGTHGRTGVERYLLGSVTEKVVRRSDVPVLTVKADDDAGATYPYTDILVPTDGSEGAAAAVGPAVDIAGTYDARVHALSVVDTMATGVDVGSDAILDALEEAARAAVSSVEERATAASASAVETSVEYGTPYREIRSYVDAHEIDLVVMGTRGRSGIERYLLGSVAEKTVRTSPVPVMTVRQSDS, from the coding sequence ATGTTCGACGACATCCTCGTCCCCACCGACGGCAGCCCCTGTGCAGAAGTGGCCGCCGAGTACGCCGAGGACCTGGCGACGCGGTACGATGCGACCGTTCACGCACTCTGCGTCGTCGATTCTCGCGCGCTCGAGAACGCACCGGAGTACGACCGGCTCAAAGCGGAGCGGACCGAGATCGCGGAACGGACATGCGCGAACCTCTCCGTAACGGGGATCGAGACCGAACAGGCCGTCCGCACCGACGTCCCCCATACCGCGATTCTACGGTACGCAGCGGACAACGGGATCGACCTCGTCGTAATGGGGACTCACGGGCGGACCGGCGTCGAGCGATACCTGCTCGGGAGTGTCACCGAGAAGGTCGTTCGGCGCTCGGACGTGCCGGTGTTGACAGTCAAAGCGGACGATGACGCCGGCGCCACGTACCCCTACACCGACATCCTGGTGCCGACCGACGGAAGCGAGGGGGCTGCGGCCGCTGTCGGCCCCGCCGTCGATATTGCCGGCACTTACGATGCCCGCGTACACGCGCTCTCCGTCGTCGATACGATGGCGACGGGAGTCGACGTTGGCTCCGACGCGATCCTCGATGCGCTCGAAGAAGCGGCGCGAGCAGCGGTGAGTAGCGTCGAAGAGCGCGCTACAGCGGCCTCCGCCTCCGCGGTCGAAACGAGCGTCGAGTACGGCACTCCGTATCGAGAGATCCGGTCCTACGTGGACGCACACGAGATCGACCTCGTCGTGATGGGAACCCGGGGACGCAGCGGGATCGAGCGGTATCTCCTCGGTAGCGTCGCCGAAAAGACGGTGCGTACGTCGCCAGTCCCCGTGATGACCGTCCGGCAGTCCGACTCGTAG
- the nirK gene encoding copper-containing nitrite reductase: MPRTNRRTVLQGIGLGGAATLAGCATESAPQATRTQTQKAMNQQKQQIVDRVAADPADVPDPIDRSEPKTVEFTLRPEEVTAEIEDGVTFNYMTYNGQVPGPMIRVRKGDTVDLTFENPAENDMPHNVDFHAAAGPGGGAEATMTAPGETAHLRFQATYPGAYIYHCAVPNMDMHISAGMFGIILVEPEDGLPEVDHEFYFGQHELYTDKRPGEKGQHNFDVESMKREEPTYVVMNGEKYAATPNKYGPAKVETGETARVFFVTGGPNLTSSFHPIGNVFEQLWPEGSLTTRPQTHIQTKQVAPGSTTIATMGFPVPGPFKLVDHSLTRVARKGCMAIVQADGQEKPEIFDPEPTQ, encoded by the coding sequence ATGCCTCGAACCAACCGACGAACGGTGCTCCAAGGTATCGGCCTCGGCGGCGCTGCCACGCTCGCCGGATGCGCGACCGAATCGGCCCCCCAGGCCACCCGGACCCAGACCCAGAAAGCCATGAACCAGCAGAAACAGCAGATCGTCGACCGCGTCGCCGCCGACCCGGCGGACGTCCCGGACCCGATTGACCGCAGCGAGCCGAAGACGGTCGAGTTCACGCTGCGGCCCGAGGAGGTCACCGCCGAGATCGAGGACGGGGTCACGTTCAACTACATGACGTACAACGGCCAGGTTCCCGGCCCGATGATCCGGGTCCGGAAGGGCGACACCGTCGACCTCACCTTCGAGAACCCGGCCGAGAACGACATGCCCCACAACGTCGACTTCCACGCGGCCGCGGGGCCGGGCGGCGGCGCCGAGGCCACGATGACCGCGCCCGGCGAGACGGCCCACCTCCGGTTCCAGGCGACCTACCCCGGCGCGTACATCTACCACTGCGCGGTCCCGAACATGGACATGCACATCTCGGCAGGCATGTTCGGCATCATCCTCGTCGAGCCCGAGGACGGGCTCCCCGAAGTGGACCACGAATTTTACTTCGGCCAGCACGAGCTCTACACCGACAAGCGCCCGGGCGAGAAGGGCCAGCACAACTTCGACGTCGAGTCGATGAAGCGCGAGGAGCCGACCTACGTCGTGATGAACGGCGAGAAGTACGCCGCCACGCCGAACAAGTACGGCCCGGCCAAGGTCGAGACCGGCGAGACCGCCCGGGTGTTCTTCGTCACCGGCGGGCCCAACCTCACCAGCAGCTTCCACCCCATCGGCAACGTCTTCGAGCAGCTCTGGCCCGAGGGGTCGCTGACGACCCGCCCCCAGACCCACATCCAGACCAAGCAGGTCGCGCCGGGCAGCACTACCATCGCGACGATGGGCTTCCCGGTGCCCGGACCGTTCAAGCTGGTCGACCACTCGCTCACCCGGGTCGCCCGCAAGGGCTGCATGGCCATCGTGCAGGCCGACGGCCAGGAGAAGCCCGAGATATTCGACCCCGAGCCGACGCAGTGA